A window of Roseiflexus castenholzii DSM 13941 genomic DNA:
TTGCGCTCCTGCCGATCAACGGGCGTGACTTCTTCCGTGAGCGTGAGGGAATTATCGGCAACCTGTGGCCCGCAGAAGCAGTTGAACTGGCAAAATCTATCGGTGCACGGGTATTGATTGGTATTCACAATGATCTGTTCGCCGGCAATCGTGTTGCGCCTGGCATGCTCTTCGACGAACTCGACCGTCGCGCGCCGTTTATGCGCTGCCATCTGTTGCAGCCGGGCGAGTTGTACCTGTATGCCGGGTAGGAGACATGAGGCGCGAGGCGCGCGACCATAGCGTAGCGCGAGATTTATCTCGCATTGGTGGAGAGGCGCGAGGCGCGCGACCATAGCGTAGCGCGAGATTTATCTCGCATTGGTGGAGAGGCGCGAGGCGCGAGGCGCGACCATAGCGTAGCGCGAGATTTATCTCGCATTGGTGGAGAGGCGCGAGGCGCGACCATAGCGTAGCGCGAGATTTATCTCGCATTGGTGGAGAGGCGCGAGGCGCGACCATAGCGTAGCGCGAGATTTATCTCGCATTGGTGGAGAGGCGCGAGGCGCGCGACCATGGCGTAGCGCGAGATTTATCTCGCATTGGTGGAGAGGCGCGAGGCGCGACCATAGCGTAGCGCGAGATTTATCTCGCATTGGTGGAGAGGCGCGAGGCGCGACCATAGCGTAGCGCGAGATTTATCTCGCATTGGTGGAGAGGCGCGAGGCGCGACCATAGCGTAGCGCGAGATTTATCTCGCATTGGTGGAGAGGCGCGAGGCGCGACCATGGCGTAGCGCGAGATTTATCTCGCATTGGTGGAGAGGCGCGAGGCGCGACCATAGCGTAGCGCGAGATTTATCTCGCATTGGTGGAGAGGCGCGAGGCGCGACCATAGCGTAGCGCGAGATTTATCTCGCATTGGTGGAGAGGCGCGAGGCGCGACCATAGCGTAGCGCGAGATTTATCTCGCATTGGTGGAGAGGCGCGAGGCGCGACCATAGCGTAGCGCGAGATTTATCTCGCATTGGTGGAGAGGCGCGAGGCGCGACCATAGCGTAGCGCGAGATTTATCTCGCATTGGTGGAGAGGCGCGAGGCGCGACCATAGCGTAGCGCGAGATTTATCTCGCATTGGTGGAGAGGCGCGAGGCGCGACCATAGCGTAGCGCGAGATTTATCTCGCATTGGTGGAGAGGCGCGAGGCGCGACCATAGCGTAGCGCGAGATTTATCTCGCATTGGTGGAGAGGCGCGAGGCGCGACCATAGCGTAGCGCGAGATTTATCTCGCATTGGTGGAGAGGCGCGAGGCGCGACCATAGCGTAGCGCGAGATTTATCTCGCATTGGTGGAGAGGCGCGAGGCGCGACCATAGCGTAGCGCGAGATTTATCTCGCATTGGTGGAGAGGCGCGAGGCGCGACCATAGCGTAGCGCGAGATTTATCTCGCATTGGTGGAGAGGCGCGAGGCGCGACCATAGCGTAGCGCGAGATTTATCTCGCATTGGTGGAGAGGCGCGAGGCGCGAGGCGCGACCATAGCGTAGCGCGAGATTTATCTCGCATTGGTGGAGAGGCGCGAGGCGCGACCATAGCGTAGCGCGAGATTTATCTCGCATTGGTGGAGAGGCGCGAGGCGCGACCATAGCGTAGCGCGAGATTTATCTCGCATTGGTGGAGAGGCGCGAGGCGCGAGGCGCGAGGCGCGACCATGGCGTAGCGCGAGATTTATCTCGCATTGGTGGAGAGGCGCGAGGCGCGACCATAGCGTAGCGCGAGATTTATCTCGCATTTGTAGCGAGGTGAGAGGTGCGAGGTGAGAGGCGCAAGGGTGCAGGGTGCCGGTAGCAGGCGGGAAAGTTGAAGGTGAATTCAAGCAGTCTAACCCCTCACTCCTACCTCCTCACTCCTAATGCCTCACCCCTCACCCCTCACCCAAATCCACCCCAATCTCGAAAGTCGCCGCATACCCCTGGTCGAGCGGGGTCAGGTTCAGCATCAACTGACTGCCGCTCTGCCGGAAAATGCTATCGTTCTGATTAAGGGTCGCGCGACGTCCCCGGTCTGCGTAGGGTGCTTGCGCAAATACGGCATCGCTGATGGCGTCGTCAAAGTAGAGTTGCGAGGTAAAGTCGTAGACCTGCCCGGCGGCATTCGTTGCGCGAATCTTGAAATGGATATGAACGGTGCGTCCCGGATACCAACCGGGATAAATAGTCGTGAAGGTCGCCACGCCATCGGCGCCGGTCATCTGATAACCGCGCAGCCACTGCTGCCCGCGCGTGTCGATGCGAGGATCGCGCACACCGGAATAGACCCCCTGGGCATCGCAGTGCCAGATGTCCACCAGTGCGCCACTAAGTGGCGCGCAGCCGGCGCTGCCAACCTGGCTGACAACGAAGGTGAGCAGCAACGGCAATCCCTCTTTGACCACGCCGCTCGCGGGATCGGAACGAATATCGGAACGGTTCAGTTGGGTATCGACAAAATATGGTCCCTCCGTCTGTTCAGGGCGCACCACGCACGCCGGAACCGGCCTGCTGCCGATAGCCGCGGGGCTGGCTGTCGGCACAGTTGTTGCAATCACTGATGATTCAATCGGGGTGGCGGTTGGCGCCGGTGTCGCAACCGGTGATAGTTCCGGCTGCGCAGCGAACGTGGCAGGCGTGTCGGGCTGTACCGGCGAGGCGGCAGGCGCATTGCTGGCCGGCGTTTCTGCGGCTGCGCCGCAGCCGGTCAGCAGCGTAGCGGCAGATATGCCGAGCAGCGCCAGCACTTCGCGCCGGGTAAGAATGCGTCCTATCGGGCGATCATCGGCATCCATGTCGTTTCGTTCCTCACATGGGCAACGTCTGTGTTTGTCCGAATTGTATCAACAGCATTTTCAGATCGTGTGAGCAGCGGATGAGAGTTTGCTGAGTCCCGTGCTGGCAGAGAGCAGGCGCGTTCTATCGATAGGCGTGTCGCCGGTGGCGCGCGCCGACTGTCACCCTTTCCTGCCCTTAACCCCTTGCGCCTCGCGCCTCACATCACAAAGTTGCTGATTCGTTATAACCTGTTGACAACCATTATCAAAATTAAGATGAGACGATGTTATGATAGCCCCGATACCACGCGATCTCCGTCCAACAACGACACCATGACTGTGGCATACCCGCTGCGTAGCGGGAGGGATTCGTGTGCGCAGCGCCCTGAAGCAACGTCTGCGCGTATTCGATGATGAAACGGAGGTACAGGACCCATGAATCTCGGTCTACAAGCGTTTCTGGCGTTCAGCCCTATTCTGGTCGCTGCGGTGTTGCTCGTCGGTCTGCGCTGGCCCGCGCGCCGGGCAATGCCGATTGTCTATGTCGTTGCCGTGCTGATCGCCCTCTTCGCATGGCAGGTCGCACCAATCCGGGTGATTGCATCGACCATTCAGGGCTTGTTCATTACCTTCGACATTCTGTTGATCATCTTTGGCGCCATTCTGCTCCTCAATACATTGAAGCACTCCGGCGCCGTTGCGGTCATCCGCAACGGCTTCAGCAACATCAGCGCCGACCGTCGCGTGCAGGCGATCATTATCGGTTGGCTGTTCGGATCGTTTATCGAAGGGGCATCGGGGTTCGGCACGCCGGCGGCGATTGCCGCACCGCTTATGGTTGCGCTCGGATTTCCGGCGATGGCGGCAGTGATGATCGGCATGATGGTGCAGAGCACACCGGTGACGTTTGGCGCCGTAGGCACTCCCATTCTGGTTGGTGTGCGCGGCGGGCTGGAAACGCCGGAACTTACTGCGCAACTCGCTGCAATCGGTCTGACATTCAACGACTATCTGCGACTCATCACGGTGCGCGCAGCCGTCATCCATGGCATCACCGGCACGCTCATGCCGCTCCTGATGGTTGTGATGATGACCCGCTTCTTTGGGAAGAACAAATCGTGGACAGAAGGGTTGTCGATGGCGCCGTTCGCCATCTTCAGCGGTCTGGCGTTTACTATTCCCTACACCCTCACCGGACTGCTGCTTGGACCGGAGTTCCCATCGCTGCTTGGCGCGCTGGTGGGGCTGGCTATCGTGGTGGCCGCGGCGCAACGTGGTTTCTTGTTACCAAAGGACACCTGGGATTTTGCCCCCGCGAGTGAGTGGCAACCGGAATGGCTCGGACAGATCGAAATGAAGCTCGATGACCTGGCGGGCAAGAAGCCGATGAGCACCTGGCTGGCATGGGCGCCGTATCTGCTCGTGGCGTTCTTCCTGGTACTGACTCGCCTGCCACAGTTGCCGGTCGGCTCGACACTGCGCGCGATCCTGA
This region includes:
- a CDS encoding L-lactate permease, whose protein sequence is MNLGLQAFLAFSPILVAAVLLVGLRWPARRAMPIVYVVAVLIALFAWQVAPIRVIASTIQGLFITFDILLIIFGAILLLNTLKHSGAVAVIRNGFSNISADRRVQAIIIGWLFGSFIEGASGFGTPAAIAAPLMVALGFPAMAAVMIGMMVQSTPVTFGAVGTPILVGVRGGLETPELTAQLAAIGLTFNDYLRLITVRAAVIHGITGTLMPLLMVVMMTRFFGKNKSWTEGLSMAPFAIFSGLAFTIPYTLTGLLLGPEFPSLLGALVGLAIVVAAAQRGFLLPKDTWDFAPASEWQPEWLGQIEMKLDDLAGKKPMSTWLAWAPYLLVAFFLVLTRLPQLPVGSTLRAILKIEWKDIFGTGITASTTPLYLPASILMVVVLITFFLHRMSRNELQLAISDSSKVILGAGFVLIFTVPMVRVYINSGVNALGISSMPISMAEWVAVNVGGIWPLFAPTIGALGAFIAGSNTVSNLMFSLFQHGVAERLLISGAAVVALQSVGAAAGNMIAIHNVVAASATVGLLGQEGATLRKTALPTFYYLLVAGTIGLIAIYGLSVSDPLVAEMVRNAASGQ
- a CDS encoding intradiol ring-cleavage dioxygenase, whose product is MDADDRPIGRILTRREVLALLGISAATLLTGCGAAAETPASNAPAASPVQPDTPATFAAQPELSPVATPAPTATPIESSVIATTVPTASPAAIGSRPVPACVVRPEQTEGPYFVDTQLNRSDIRSDPASGVVKEGLPLLLTFVVSQVGSAGCAPLSGALVDIWHCDAQGVYSGVRDPRIDTRGQQWLRGYQMTGADGVATFTTIYPGWYPGRTVHIHFKIRATNAAGQVYDFTSQLYFDDAISDAVFAQAPYADRGRRATLNQNDSIFRQSGSQLMLNLTPLDQGYAATFEIGVDLGEG